The genomic region GGTCTCGCTCAAGCTCAGCGCGATCGGGCAGTTCCTGCCCGTCGACGTCGCGCCGGAGGGCGGGCACCGGGTCGCGCTCGAGAACGCGCGCACCATCTGCCGCGCCGCGCGCAACGCCGGCACCACGGTCACCCTCGACATGGAGGACTACACGACCACCGACTCGACGCTGGCGATCCTGCGCGAGCTGCGCAAGGACTTCCCCGAGACCGGGGCGGTGCTGCAGTCCTACCTGCACCGCACCGAGGACGACTGCCGTGAGCTCGCCTACGAGGGCTCGCGGGTGCGGCTGTGCAAGGGCGCCTACGCCCAGCCCGAGTCGGTGGCCTACCAGGACGCCGCCGACGTCGACCGCTCCTACGTGCGCTGCCTCAAGGTGCTGATGGAGGGCCAGGGCTACCCGATGGTCGCCACCCACGACCCCCGCCTGGTCGAGATCGCGACCTCGCTGGCCGGGCGCGCGGCGCGCCCGCAGGGCAGCTACGAGTTCCAGATGCTCTACGGCGTGCGGCCCGACGAGCAGCGCCGGCTGGCGGCCAACGGCGAGCGGGTGCGGGTCTACGTGCCCTACGGCCAGGAGTGGTACGGCTACCTGATGCGCCGCCTGGCCGAGCGTCCGCAGAACCTGGCCTTCTTCGCGCGCTCGCTGGTCTCCAAGAAGTGACTGCTGCCCGCGCCGGACGGCGCGGGCTGGGAGGATGGGCGCCATGACCTCTCAGACAGCGATCCTGGGCGCCGGCGTGATGGGGGAGGCCCTGCTCTCGGGCCTGGTCCGCGCGGGGCGTCGTGTCGACCGGCTGATGGTCGGCGAGAAGCGGCCCGAGCGCGCCCACGAGCTCGAGGAGCGCTACGGCGTCGCCGTGCTCGACAACCGCAGCGCCGCGGCCAAGGCCGACACGGTCGCGCTGGTCGTCAAGCCGCAGGACATGGCCGACCTGCTCGAGGAGATCGCGCCGGTGCTGCGCCCCGGCGTGCTGCTGGTGAGCCTGGCCGCCGGCATCACCACCGCCTACATCGAGTCGCGGGTGCCCGAGGGCGTCGCGGTCGTGCGCGTCATGCCCAACACCCCCGCGCTCGTCGACGAGGGGATGACCGCCATCTCCCCGGGGTCGCACTCCAGCGAGGCCGACCTCGCCGAGGTCGAGACCCTGATGTCGTCGGTCGGCAAGGTGCTGCGCATCCCCGAGCGCCAGCAGGACGCCGTGACGGCGATCAGCGGCTCCGGGCCGGCGTACATCTTCTTCGTCGTGGAGTCGATGATCGAGGCCGGCGTGCACCTGGGCCTGCCCCGCGCCACCGCCACCGACCTGGTCATCCAGACCCTGGTCGGCAGCGGCAAGATGCTGCGCGAGACCGGCACCCACCCCACCGTGCTGCGCGAGCAGGTCACCTCGCCCGGCGGCACCACCGCCTCGGCGCTGCGCGAGCTCGAGGTGCACAAGGTCCGCGCCGCCTTCCTGGCCGCCATGGAGGCCGCCCGCGACCGCTCCCGCGCCCTGGCCCAGGGCTCCTGAGGGTGGGGTGACCGGGGCTTGCATGAGTCCCCGGCCGACCGGGGACTCCTGCACTTGTCAGGGGTTGCAACACCCATCAAGCGCATGAGTCCCCGGCTGGCCGGGGACTCATGCAGTCGCCCCGGACAGGTGGTGGCCGGGCCGGCCGGCGGGCTGGCAGGGTGGGGGCATGAGCGACACAGCGGCGCTGCCGCACGTCCGGTTCTGGTTCGACCCCGTGTGCCCCTTCGCCTGGATGACCAGCAAGTGGGTGCGGATGGTCGCCGAGCAGCGCGGCCACGAGGTGGAGTGGCGCTTCATCTCGCTGCGCCTGCTCAACGCGCACGTCGACTACGACTCCCACTTCCCGCCCGAGTACGAGGCGGGCCACACCGCCGGTCTCCACCTGCTGCGCGTGTGCGCGCGGGCCCGCGACGAGCACGGCCCCGACGCCGTGGCCCGGCTCTACCCCGCGATCACCGCGCGCATCTTCGACGTCGACCCGGGCGAGAGCGGCGGCGGGATGCCCGACGGCGAGCGGGCCCAGGAGCTGCTGCGCGCCGCGCTCGAGGAGGCCGGGCTGCCGGCCGACCTGGCCGCGGCCTACGGCGACGAGTCGTACGACGCCCAGCTGCGGGCCGAGACCGACGAGGCGCTCGCGCTGACCGGCAAGGACGTCGGCACCCCGATCCTGCACATCGCCCCGCCCGAGGGCGCGGCCTTCTTCGGCCCGGTGATCAGCCGGCTGCCCAGCGAGGAGGAGGCCGGCGCGCTGTGGGACCACGTCGTCGGGCTGGCCACCTTCCCCGGCTTCGCCGAGCTCAAGCGCAGCCTGCGCGAGCTGCCCCAGCTGCGCGCCTTCGGGGTCGCCGAGGACGAGGCCGGCGTGCAGGAGGACTGGCACGGCGGCTCGCGCCGCCAGAAGAAGTAGCCCTGCCCCGACCCCTGCCCCGGCCCCTGCCCCGCCCGCCCCGAACCCGTCCGACCCTCCGACCAGATGGAGCGCCACCCGTGAAGACCCTGCGCACCCCCGACGACCGCTTCGCCGACCTGCCCGACTTCCCGTGGCAGCCGTCGTACGCCGAGCTCACGGATCCCGATGGCGGCGAGCCGCTGCGGATGGCCTACCTCGACGTGGGGCCCGCCGAGGGCTTCGACGACGCCCCGGTCGCGCTGCTGCTGCACGGCGAGCCGTCGTGGTCCTTCCTCTACCGCCACGTGATCGGGGTGCTGGCCGCCGCCGGCGTGCGCTGCATCGCCCCCGACCTGATCGGCTTCGGGCGCTCAGACAAGCCGACCCGGCCCGAGGACCACAGCTACGCCCGCCACGTCGAGTGGGTGCGCGAGCTGGTCGTCGACGACCTCGACCTGCACGACGTCACCCTGGTCGGGCAGGACTGGGGCGGGCTGATCGGGCTGCGCCTGGTCGCCGAGAACCCCGACCGCTTCGCCCGCGTCGTGGCCGCCAACACCGGCATGCCCACCGGCGACTTCGACATGCCCGAGATCTGGCACCAGTTCCGCAGGGCCGTCGAGGGCGCCGACCACCTCGACGTGGGCCGCTTCGTGGAGTCCGGCTGCGTGCGCGGGCTCAGCGACGAGGTGCGCGCGGCGTACGACGCGCCGTTCCCCACCCAGGAGATGGTCGCCGGGCCGCGGGCGATGCCCGGCCTGGTGCCGACCAGCACCGACGACCCGGCCACCGAGGCCAACCGGGCGGCCTGGGAGGCGCTGGGGCGCTGGGAGAAGCCGTTCCTGGTGGCGTTCTCCGACTCCGACCCGATCACCGGGGCGATGGCGCCGCTGATGAAGAAGCTGGTGCCCGGCACCCGCGAGGTCGAGCACCCGGTGATCGAGCGCGCCGGGCACTTCCTGCAGGAGGACGCCGGCGCCGAGCTCGGCCACGCGGTGGCCGACTTCATCGCCGCGACCTGACCGCCGCGTCCTGGGCCGGGGTCGCCGCGGCGGGTCACAGCCCCATCGCCGCCTCGGCGGCCGCCAGCACCGGCGCGGTGACCTCGCGGCAGCGCGCCTCCCCGGCGTCGTACGCCGCGCGGAGACGCTCCGGGTGGGCCAGCAGGTCGGCGTGGCGGCGCTGCACCGGTTCGAGCACCCCCACGACGGCGTCGGCGACCGCCCGCTTCAGCGCGCCGTAGGTGCTGATGCCCTCGGCGGAGCCCCCGCAGGCGACGAGCACGTCGAGCAGGTTGGTGACGCCGGGCTTGGTCGCCCGGTCCGCGCGCACCGCGCCCGGCCCGGTGTCGCTGTCGGTGACCGCGCGGGCGACCTTGCGCCGCACCACGACGGGCGGGTCGAGCAGGCCGACCACCCCGGAGAGGTCGGTGCTCGACTTGCTCATCTTCTCGGTGGGCCGCTGCAGGTCCATCACCCGCGCGCCGGCGGGTGCCACCACGATCTCGGGCACGGTGAAGACCTCGCCGTAGGTGCGGTTGAAGCGCACCGCGAGGTCGCGGGCCAGCTCGACGTGCTGGCGCTGGTCGTCGCCCACCGGCACCTGGGTGGGCCGGTAGAGCAGGATGTCGGCGGCCATCAGCACCGGGTAGGTCAGCAGCGCCGCCCGGCTCGAGCCGTCGGTGCGCCGGCGCTGCTTGAACTGGATCATCCGCCCCAGCTCGCCGCTGGAGGCCACGCACTCGAGGAGGTAGGCGAGCTGGCGGTGGGCGGGCACCCGGCTCTGCACGAAGAGGGTGCTGGGTCCGAGCCCCGCCGCGAGGAGCAGCGCGGCCAGGTCACGGGTGCGCTCGCGCAGCAGGCGGGGGTCGTGGCCGTCGGTGAGGGCGTGCAGGTCGCTGACCCCCACGAAGCAGTCGTGGGCGTCCTGGCCCGCGACGAGGGGGCGCAGCGCGCCGAGCAGGTTGCCGAGGGTGGGGCGCCCGCTCGGGGTGACGAGCGAGAGCCGGCGGGGGCCGGTGGCGGTGGTGGGCTGGGTGGACATGTCGTCTCCTGGTGGGTGCGTGCCCACGCGTGGCTGGTCCGCAGAAGACGAACGGCCGCCCGTGGGCGGCCGTGGATGAGGAAGGTGCGCTCGATCGGTGGTCCGCCGTCAGGCGGCCCACCACTGCGAGCACGACGCCGGGCCCGCGGACGGGCTCGGGGCGGGGCTCGGGGTGGTGACCAGCACGTGAGCAGGCTAAGCGTCGGGAGTGGCCGGCGTCACCTGCGGCGGTAGCGTCGGGCCCGTGCTCGCCTGCTCCGGACCCTCGACCGTCGTCTTCGCCCCCCGCCTCACGGAGTACGACTTCGGCGTGGGCCACCCGATGTCGCCGGTGCGGGTGGACCTGACGATGCGCCTGGCCCAGGAGCTCGGCGTCGTGGCCGGCCCCGGTGGCCTGCGGCAGGTGCCGGCGCCGATCGCCTCCGACGACCTGCTGGCCACGGTCCACGAGCCGGCCCTCCTCGAGGCGGTCCAGGACGCCGGACAGCGGGTCCGGCCCCGGCTCGACGTGGGCCTGGGCACCGACGACAACCCCGTCTTCGCCGGCATGCACGAGGCCGGCGCCCACGTCGTGGGTGCCACGGTGGAGGCCTGCCGGCAGGTCTGGAGCGGCGAGTCGCTGCACTCGGCCAACATCACCGGGGGGCTGCACCACGCCATGCCCGACCGGGTCAGCGGGTTCTGCGTCTACAACGACATCGCGGTGGGCATCCGGACCCTGCTCGACCAGGGCGCCGAGCGGGTGGCCTACGTCGACATCGACGTCCACCACGGTGACGGGGTCGAGAAGATCTTCTGGGACGACCCGCGGGTGCTGACGATCTCGCTGCACGAGACCGGGCAGGTCCTCTTCCCCGGCACCGGGTTCCCCCAGGACCTGGGCGGCGCGGGGGCCGAGGGCAGCGCCGTCAACGTGGCGCTGCCGCCCGGCACGTCAGACGGGGGGTGGCTGCGTGCCTTCCACGCCGTGGTCGGGCCGCTGCTGCGGGAGTTCGCCCCCCAGGTGCTGGTCAGCCAGCACGGCTGCGACTCCCACGCCGACGACCCGCTGGCCCACCTGATGCTGTCGGTCGACGGGCAGCGCGCCGCCCACGAGGCCCTGCACGACCTGGCCCACGAGGTCGCCGACGGTCGCTGGGTGGCGCTCGGCGGCGGCGGCTACGAGCTGGCCTCGGTGGTGCCGCGCTCGTGGACCCACCTGCTGGCCTGCGTCGCGGGCACCCCGCTCGACGTGCAGACCGCGACGCCCGGCGCGTGGCAGGAGCACGTGCAGCGGCTGCTGGGCCAGGTGGCCCCCCGCAGGATGACCGACGGCGTGACGCCGGCGTACCGGGACTGGGCGCTGGGCTACGACCCCGACACCTGGCTGGACCGGGCCGTCCAGGCCACCCGCGTGGCCGCCTTCCCGCTGCACGGGCTCGACCCCCAGCCCTGGTGACCAGATGGCCCAGAAGGGTCATTTGCAAGCCGACACGCCGAGTTCTGGTGAGTCACTTGCGATTGCCTCTTCCCCACGAGTCACTCCAGGCCCTATTCTCACCACTGCGTGGCCGTGGAGTCGCCGGCGGGGAAGCCGGCGGACGTGCCACCCAGGAAGTCGGTGCAAGCTCATGGTGACCAGCTCCTCCGGAGACATCTCCGAGGCCAAGTTCCTGACCGTTGCCGAGGTCGCCGCGATGATGCGGGTCTCGAAGATGACGGTCTACCGCCTCGTGCACAACGGCGACCTGCCCGCGGTCCGGGTCGGGCGCTCGTTCCGGGTGCGCGAGGAGGACGCCAACGAGTACATCCGCAAGTCCTTCTACGACGCCGGCTGAGCCGATTCTCCCAGCCCGGCACCGGCCCAGTAGGCTGTCCCGGTCTCTCGCGTCTCTGCGCGGGACCACCAGCTGGGAAAGGAACAACCTGTGGGTTCGGTCATCAAGAAGCGGCGCAAGCGCATGGCCAAGAAGAAGCACCGCAAGCTGCTGAAGAAGACGCGCGTCCAGCGTCGCAAGCTCGGCAAGTAGTCGCGGGCCACCGCGCGGGCCAGGGGCCCGCGCCGGTGGCGCACCACCCAACACGTCGTCGACACTTCTCGAGGATCGGGCGCGCACATGGGCAAGGTCGTCCTGGTGACCGGGGTCTCACGCGACCTCGGGCGTCGGTTCGCGCGCGCCCTGGCCGCCGATCCCGGCGTCGCCCGGGTGATCGGCGTCGACGCGGTCCCGCCGCGCGGCGACATCGGTGAGGTGTCGTTCGTGCGTGCCGACATCCGCACCCCGGTCATCGCGAAGGTGATCGCGAAGGAGGACGTCGACACCGTCGTCCACATGAGCGTCATCGCCACCCCCGGCAGTGCCGGCGGGCGGGGCACGATGAAGGAGCTCAACGTCATCGGGACGATGCAGCTGCTCGCCGCCTGCCAGCGCGCGCCCGGCGTGCGCGACGTGGTGGTCAAGTCGACCACCACCGTCTACGGCGCCAGCAGCCGCGACCCGGCGATGTTCACCGAGGACATGGAGCCGCGCCGCGCGCCGCGCGTCGGCTACGCCAAGGACGTCGCCGAGGTCGAGGGCTACGTGCGCGGCTTCGCGCGCCGACGCGGCGACGTGCGGGTCACCCTGCTGCGCTGCGCCAACGTCGTGGGCCCCCACGTGCAGAGCCCGCTGACCTCCTACCTGCGCCTGCCCGTGGTCCCCACGGTGGCCGGCTACGACCCGCGCCTGCAGCTGCTGCACGAGGACGACCTCTTCGCGGTCCTGCACCACGCGGTCACCCACGAGGTGGCCGGCACCTTCAACGTCGCCGGCGACGGCGTCCTGATGCTCTCGCAGGCGCTGCGCCGGCTGCGCCGCCCGACCCTGGCCCTGCCCGGCTTCGCGGTCGGCTCGCTGGGCTCGGCGCTGCGCTCGGCCCGCGTCGCCGACTTCTCGCCCGAGCAGGTCGCGTTCCTGACCTACGGCCGCGGGGTCGACACCACGCGGATGCGCGAGGAGCTCGGGTTCCACCCGGCACGCACGACCGCCGAGGCGCTCAGCGACTTCGGCGCGACCCTGCCGCGCACGGGCGGGCGGGCCGAGCGGCTGCTCGACGGCCTCGCCGCGGCCTTCCCCGAGCCGGTGGGCGACACCGACCGGCCCGAGGCGCTGCACCCGGTCGACGACGACGCACGACGAGTCCCGGGAGGTCACCATGGGTGACGCCGAGATCATCCCCATCGGCACCCGCGGCCGCCCCGGTCGCGGCGCGGGCACGCAGCCGTCCTCGGCGGCCCGCGGCCTGGCGGGGCCGGGGCGTCGCGCCGGCGCCAAGCCCGGTGCCGACGACCAGCGCCTCACGCCCGACCGCACGGACCCGGCCGGCGAGCAGCCGCCGCAGGACGAGACCACCACCGCGTCCGAGACGCCGGGCGACGAGCCGGCTGCCGAGCGCACCGAGGGCTCGGGCCACGAGCAGCAGGGCGAGGACCGGCCGGCACCGCCGCGGGCCCCGGTCGCCACCGAGGAGCGCCACCCCTCGGCCGGCATCCCGGTCGGGGACTGGCTCTCGGCCTTCCAGCACGCCGCGCGCGAGCTGTTCGGCGAGGAGTGGGAGGGCCAGCTGGCGCGGTTCCTGGCCTTTCTGCGCCGCCGCGTCACCGGCGACTACGTCGTCGACGAGTACGGCTTCGACGCCGAGGTCACCCAGCGCTTCTTCATGGCCGCCCTGCGTCCCATCGCGCAGAAGTGGTTCCGCATCGAGGTCCGCGGGATCGAGAACATCCCCGCCGAGGGCGGCGCGCTCGTCGTCTCCAACCACTCCGGCACCGTGCCCGTCGACGGGCTGATGACCATGGTCTCGATCCACGACCACGCCGAGCGCTTCCTGCGCCCGCTCGGTGCCGACCTGGTCTTCCGCGTGCCCGTGGTCAACGCCCTGGCCCGCAAGGGCGGCGCCACCCTGGCCTGCCAGGAGGACGCCGAGCGGATGCTGCGCGGCGGTGAGCTCGTCGGGGTGTGGCCCGAGGGCTTCAAGGGCATCGGCAAGCCGTACGCCGAGCGCTACAAGCTGCAGCGCTTCGGTCGCGGCGGCTTCGTCTCGGCCGCGCTGCGCACCGGGGTGCCCATCGTGCCGCTGTCGGTGGTCGGCGCCGAGGAGATCTACCCCCTGGTCGGCAACGTGCCCTCGCTGGCGCGGCTGCTCGGGGTGCCCTACATCCCGATCACCCCGCTCTTCCCGCTGCTGGGCCCGCTGGGGCTGGTGCCCCTGCCGTCGAAGTGGCTGCTGGAGTTCGGGGAACCGATCCGCACCGACGAGTTCGAGGACGGCGCGGCCGACGACCCGATGCTCGTCTTCAACGTCACCGACCAGGTGCGCGAGACGATCCAGCAGACGCTCTACACGCTGCTGCGTCAGCGCGAGTCCGTCTTCCGCTGAGCGGGGACCACCGCGCCGGCTCGCGCGAGCGGGTGCTCCGGCGCGGCGCCGCCGGGGTCAGGGAAGCAGCGGGTCGGTGAGGCCCTCGACGAGTCCGGTGACGCCCTCGACGACGTCCTCGACCGTGCCGGAGACCGCGCCACCGCCGCCCTTGCCGCCGCCGCTGCCGGTGGGTGTGCCGGTGCCGGGCAGGTTCTCGGTGAGGCCCGACAGCGGGCCCTGGCCGCTGCCCGAGCCATCGGAGCCGGACGGCCCGCTCGCGCCGGCGCCCTGCGTGGGCGTCGCGCCGGGGGTCGGCAGGGTCACGGTGCCCGGAGGCGTGCTGGTCGAGGGCGCGCCGCCCGCACCGGAACCGTCGCCCTTCTTGCCCGAGCCGGCCTTGCCGGAGCCGTCCTGCGACCCGGTGGCGGCCCGGTCGTCGCCGGCGGGCGGCGTGACGAGGTCGCCCAGCAGGGCCTCGGCGGCGTTGACCAGGAAGGTGGGCACCTGGCCGATCGTGGAGCCGGAGCACGTGGGGCAGAGCTGCTGGGTCGTCTGGTCGATCTCGGCGAGCAGCGTGCCGGCGGTGACCAGGACGTCCTGGGCCGGAGCCGGCAGCACCGCGGAGAGGTCCTCGAGCACGCCCATGCTGTCGACCGTGAACTCCTGCAGCTCCACGATCGTGGTCTCGTCGCCGGTCTCGGCGTAGTCGCCGAGCAGGACCTGGCTGGCCTCGGAGGCCTGCTCGGTGAAGCTGACCAGCGTGCTCTCGATGGCCTCGAGGTCCTGGCCCTCCTCGTCGCGCGAGAGGGCGTCGACCTCGGCGAGGCGCCCGGCGGCGTGGGAGAGCAGGCTCCCGCCGCGGCGCTCGTCGCTGGTGCTGACGCCGGTGGCGACGTTCTCGATGGCGCGCTTGAGCGGGTAGAGCACGTCGCCGGGCAGTGCCGACTGCGAGGCGACCGCCATGGTGCTCGAGGCGCCGACGATGGCCAGGCCACCGACGGCGGCAGCGATCCGACGGTCACGGCGGGTGCGCTGGGGCGCCACGCTCAGGCGGGCCGCGGTCGCGGGCGAGGCCGTCGCGGCGGGGCGCAGCTCGGTGGCCGCGGCGGTCATCAGCTGCTGGCGCAGGTCGGACACGAACTCGGGGCGGGCCTGCGGCTGCGGGCTGGAGCGCAGGGCGCCCACCACGTCGAGGAGGTCGTCGAACCGTGCGTCCTCGACCGGCCGGCCCGCGGCGCGGGCCTCGACCAGTGCGTCGAACTCCTCGGCACGTCGTCGTGCCGCGAACACGGGGCTCATCGGCGGGATCCTTCTCGGTGGTCGGTAGGGAGCGGCGAGACGTCGGGGCGACGTCTCGACACCCGGCTCAACGACCGGTCGCGACGGTTGGTTACGGGCTGTGACGCAGGCGTCATGACGCTCATCGCAGGCCCTCCGGCATCAGCTTGGCGAGGTTGCGGACCCCCCGCAGCTGCAGCTGCTTGATGGCCCCGTCGCTGCGCCCCAGCACGGCGGCCGTCTCGGCGATGCTCATTCCCTGCAGGAAGCGCATCACCAGGCAGTCGCGCTGCTCGTCGGGGAGCTCGGTCAGCGCCTTGAGCAGGATCTCGTTCGTCAGCCCCGCCAGCACCACCGCCTCGGGCCCCTCGGTGGCGTCGTCGTGCTGGCCCATGTCCTCGGTGGTCATCTCGAGGCGGGTCCGCCCGGCCTTGAAGTGGTCGGTGGCCAGGTTGCGGGCGATCGTCATCAGCCAGGCACCGAAGTCCTTGCCCTGCCAGCGGAAGCCCTGCATCGAGCGCAGCGCCCGGAAGAAGGTCTCGGACGTGAGGTCCTCGGCCAGCGTCGCCGAGCGGGTGCGGTGGAACAGGAACCGGTAGACCGAGCCCTGGTAGTGGTCGTAGAGCAGCCCGAAGGCGTCCACGTCGCCCTTGCGGGCCAGCTCGACCAGGGCGATCAGGCGCTGGCGGTCGGTCGCGGACTCCTCCGACGACGTCGCGAGGGCGCTGTCGTCGTAGCCGCCGGGCGTGGCCGGCCCGGCGGGCCCGTCGACCTCCGCGTGCAGGCTGTCGTCGGAGACCGTCTGCAGCAGCAGGTCGAGCAGCCGCGAGGGGGGCGCGCCCGGCGTGGCGGCCGAGGCCAGGGCCGGCGTGAGGGACGGGCCGAGCGAGGAGGTGGCGGCGGTGGCGTCGTCGAGGGCGCGGAGGACGAGTCGGCGCAGGGCGGCGAAGCCGTGCGTCACCTCGTCGGCGTGCCACGCCATCTGCGGAACCCTCCCATGCACGCTCTCTCCCAGAGCGGATTCGAGGGTACGACGGATCGGTGCCGCTGGGAACAGGAACAGTCGTATACCGAAAGAAGTTCCTGGAGCGGCCCGAGGCGCGGGCCGCAGCGGTCCAGACCACCCGCGTCGGCGGGACGCCGCCCGGTCAGCGTCGGCGCGAGCGCAGCGCGACACCGGCCGCCACGGTGCCGCTGAGCGCCCCGGCCGCCGCCCCGACCACCAGCCCGGCGCGGGCGGCCTTGCGCCCGGTGCGGTAGTCGCGGATCCGCCAGCCCGCCTCGCGTGCGTGGGCGCGCAGCCGGGAGTCGGGGTTGATGGCGCAGGGGTCGCCGACCATGCTCAGCATCGGCAGGTCGTTGTAGGAGTCGGAGTAGGCCGAGCAGGCCTGCAGGTCGAGCCCCTCGCGGTCGGCCAGGGCGCGCACCGCCTCGGCCTTCGCGGGGCCGTGCAGCATGTCGCCCACCAGGCGGCCGGTGTAGACGCCGGCGTCGTGCTCGGCCACGGTGCCCATCGCGCCGGTGAGCCCGAGCCGCCGGGCGATGACCTGGGCGATCTCGATGGGCGCGGCGGTGACCAGCCAGACCCGCTGGCCCTGGTCGAGGTGCAGCTGGGCCTGTGCCCGGGTGCCGGGCCAGATCCGGTGGGCCATCGCCTCGTCGAAGATCTCCTCGGTGAGCTCCTGCAGCTCGGCGACGGTGTGCCCGGCGATGAAGCCCAGCGCCGAGGAGCGGGCGTCGGCGACGTGCTCGGGGTCCTCGACCCCCACGACCCGGAAGTAGGCCTGCTTCCAGGCGGCGCCGGCGATCTCGCGGGTGGTGAAGAACTTGCGCCGGTGCAGGCCGCGGGCCAGGTGGAAGATGCTCGCGCCCTGCATGATCGTGTTGTCGACGTCGAAGAAGGCCGCCGAGGTGGGGTCGCTGGGGGTGACCAGCGCCGTCTCGACCTCGGCTGCGGCCGCGGCCGCCTCGCCCGCCAGCGTGGAGCGTTGCTGGAGGTTCGGCAGGGTCCGGCGCTCGGCGGGCGGGGTCACGCCGCCACCCTAGGAGATCGTGGCCCCGGGTCCCAGGGGACCGGCCGCGGCCCGTGGGCCGGGCCCGGCCCCGGGTTCCGCGGGTTCCCCGGGCCGCCTGTCGTGGCGGCGACGATGTGGGAGCATCGCCTGATGGACCACGGCAGCACGCGGGGGCGTCCCGACGACGACGTCGACCAGGTCGCACCGCAGCCCGAGGACCTCAGCGACCTCGTCGTCGCCGCGGCGGCCGAGTCGCCCGACAAGCTCGCCCTGGTCGAGGCCGACGGCCGCAGCGTGACCTGGGCCGAGCTCGAGGACGAGGTGGCGCGGCTGGCTCACGGCCTCTCCGAGGCAGGGGTGGTCGCCGGCTACCGCGTCGTGCTGGCGCTCGAGAACACGATCGAGTTCGTCACCACCTACCTCGCCGTGCTGCGGGTCCACGCCGTGGCCGTGCCGGTGAACCCGCGCTCCACGCCCGGTGAGCTCACGCGGATGCTGGCCGACTCCGGCAGCCGCCTCGTGGTGGCCGGGCCCGCCGCCCTCGACGTCGTACGCCGCGCGGTCACCGACCTCGCGGCCGCTCGGGCCGCGGGCGACGCGGGCGAGGACCTGCCGCCCGAGCTGCTGGCGCGGGCGGCCGAGCCGCGCGTCGTGGTGGTCGGCTCCGAGCCGGGGCCGGGGGAGTGGGCCTTCTCGGCGCTGCGCGCCGACGCGACCCCGGTCGAGGTGCCCCGGGTGCGCGACCGCGAGCGGCTGGCCGTGCTGCTCTACACCTCGGGCACCTCCGGGCACCCGCGCGCGGCGATGCTCAGCCACCGGGCCCTGCTGGCCAACATCGACCAGGTGGGCGCGGTCCGGCCGCCGATGATGCACGGCGACGACGTGGTGCTCGGGGTGCTGCCGCTCTTCCACGTCTACGGGCTCAACGCCGTGCTC from Nocardioides salarius harbors:
- a CDS encoding haloalkane dehalogenase; the protein is MKTLRTPDDRFADLPDFPWQPSYAELTDPDGGEPLRMAYLDVGPAEGFDDAPVALLLHGEPSWSFLYRHVIGVLAAAGVRCIAPDLIGFGRSDKPTRPEDHSYARHVEWVRELVVDDLDLHDVTLVGQDWGGLIGLRLVAENPDRFARVVAANTGMPTGDFDMPEIWHQFRRAVEGADHLDVGRFVESGCVRGLSDEVRAAYDAPFPTQEMVAGPRAMPGLVPTSTDDPATEANRAAWEALGRWEKPFLVAFSDSDPITGAMAPLMKKLVPGTREVEHPVIERAGHFLQEDAGAELGHAVADFIAAT
- the trpS gene encoding tryptophan--tRNA ligase produces the protein MSTQPTTATGPRRLSLVTPSGRPTLGNLLGALRPLVAGQDAHDCFVGVSDLHALTDGHDPRLLRERTRDLAALLLAAGLGPSTLFVQSRVPAHRQLAYLLECVASSGELGRMIQFKQRRRTDGSSRAALLTYPVLMAADILLYRPTQVPVGDDQRQHVELARDLAVRFNRTYGEVFTVPEIVVAPAGARVMDLQRPTEKMSKSSTDLSGVVGLLDPPVVVRRKVARAVTDSDTGPGAVRADRATKPGVTNLLDVLVACGGSAEGISTYGALKRAVADAVVGVLEPVQRRHADLLAHPERLRAAYDAGEARCREVTAPVLAAAEAAMGL
- a CDS encoding 30S ribosomal protein bS22, yielding MGSVIKKRRKRMAKKKHRKLLKKTRVQRRKLGK
- a CDS encoding helix-turn-helix domain-containing protein, which translates into the protein MVTSSSGDISEAKFLTVAEVAAMMRVSKMTVYRLVHNGDLPAVRVGRSFRVREEDANEYIRKSFYDAG
- a CDS encoding NAD-dependent epimerase/dehydratase family protein, coding for MGKVVLVTGVSRDLGRRFARALAADPGVARVIGVDAVPPRGDIGEVSFVRADIRTPVIAKVIAKEDVDTVVHMSVIATPGSAGGRGTMKELNVIGTMQLLAACQRAPGVRDVVVKSTTTVYGASSRDPAMFTEDMEPRRAPRVGYAKDVAEVEGYVRGFARRRGDVRVTLLRCANVVGPHVQSPLTSYLRLPVVPTVAGYDPRLQLLHEDDLFAVLHHAVTHEVAGTFNVAGDGVLMLSQALRRLRRPTLALPGFAVGSLGSALRSARVADFSPEQVAFLTYGRGVDTTRMREELGFHPARTTAEALSDFGATLPRTGGRAERLLDGLAAAFPEPVGDTDRPEALHPVDDDARRVPGGHHG
- a CDS encoding proline dehydrogenase family protein; translated protein: MALLRQPLLLLARSQQVKNLVSTLPVSAGIVRGYVPGEGTEDAVRAAGELAADGLTATLDFLGEDTSDRAQADATVAAYVDVLAALSAKGLASGTEVSLKLSAIGQFLPVDVAPEGGHRVALENARTICRAARNAGTTVTLDMEDYTTTDSTLAILRELRKDFPETGAVLQSYLHRTEDDCRELAYEGSRVRLCKGAYAQPESVAYQDAADVDRSYVRCLKVLMEGQGYPMVATHDPRLVEIATSLAGRAARPQGSYEFQMLYGVRPDEQRRLAANGERVRVYVPYGQEWYGYLMRRLAERPQNLAFFARSLVSKK
- a CDS encoding acetoin utilization protein AcuC, translating into MLACSGPSTVVFAPRLTEYDFGVGHPMSPVRVDLTMRLAQELGVVAGPGGLRQVPAPIASDDLLATVHEPALLEAVQDAGQRVRPRLDVGLGTDDNPVFAGMHEAGAHVVGATVEACRQVWSGESLHSANITGGLHHAMPDRVSGFCVYNDIAVGIRTLLDQGAERVAYVDIDVHHGDGVEKIFWDDPRVLTISLHETGQVLFPGTGFPQDLGGAGAEGSAVNVALPPGTSDGGWLRAFHAVVGPLLREFAPQVLVSQHGCDSHADDPLAHLMLSVDGQRAAHEALHDLAHEVADGRWVALGGGGYELASVVPRSWTHLLACVAGTPLDVQTATPGAWQEHVQRLLGQVAPRRMTDGVTPAYRDWALGYDPDTWLDRAVQATRVAAFPLHGLDPQPW
- a CDS encoding mycothiol-dependent nitroreductase Rv2466c family protein — its product is MSDTAALPHVRFWFDPVCPFAWMTSKWVRMVAEQRGHEVEWRFISLRLLNAHVDYDSHFPPEYEAGHTAGLHLLRVCARARDEHGPDAVARLYPAITARIFDVDPGESGGGMPDGERAQELLRAALEEAGLPADLAAAYGDESYDAQLRAETDEALALTGKDVGTPILHIAPPEGAAFFGPVISRLPSEEEAGALWDHVVGLATFPGFAELKRSLRELPQLRAFGVAEDEAGVQEDWHGGSRRQKK
- the proC gene encoding pyrroline-5-carboxylate reductase, coding for MTSQTAILGAGVMGEALLSGLVRAGRRVDRLMVGEKRPERAHELEERYGVAVLDNRSAAAKADTVALVVKPQDMADLLEEIAPVLRPGVLLVSLAAGITTAYIESRVPEGVAVVRVMPNTPALVDEGMTAISPGSHSSEADLAEVETLMSSVGKVLRIPERQQDAVTAISGSGPAYIFFVVESMIEAGVHLGLPRATATDLVIQTLVGSGKMLRETGTHPTVLREQVTSPGGTTASALRELEVHKVRAAFLAAMEAARDRSRALAQGS